A genomic window from Triticum urartu cultivar G1812 chromosome 7, Tu2.1, whole genome shotgun sequence includes:
- the LOC125518981 gene encoding RING-H2 finger protein ATL39-like, with the protein MRSPFPAHSPASPPSNSWPSGGSSKDDSASQGGIIAGLVIGFVASLLLFTVGWSVFKGHRNSRARARAAAAAAARPWPQLEPYRPRSDEERQRRSASDPSQTARLPAFTYSPSVKHNVAGGGEEAATCSVCLGAFLLGETVRLLPVCLHLYHVGCIDPWLDAHSTCPLCRSDTDPTVDVVRIPPV; encoded by the coding sequence ATGCGATCCCCCTTTCCAGCCCACAGCCCAGCGTCACCACCGTCGAATTCATGGCCGTCGGGAGGATCTTCAAAGGATGACTCCGCGTCTCAAGGTGGGATCATCGCTGGCCTCGTCATCGGCTTCGTGGCCTCCTTGCTCCTGTTCACCGTGGGGTGGAGCGTCTTCAAGGGGCACCGCAACAGCCGCGCTCGCGCCCGTGCTGCGGCGGCGGCCGCCGCTCGGCCGTGGCCACAGCTGGAACCTTACCGCCCACGCAGCGACGAAGAGCGGCAGCGCCGAAGCGCCAGCGACCCCAGCCAGACGGCCCGTCTGCCGGCGTTCACGTACAGCCCGTCCGTGAAGCACAacgtggcgggcggcggcgaggaggcagcGACGTGCTCGGTGTGCCTCGGCGCGTTCCTGCTCGGCGAGACGGTTCGGCTGTTGCCGGTGTGCCTGCACCTCTACCACGTCGGGTGCATCGATCCCTGGCTGGACGCGCACTCGACGTGCCCGCTCTGCCGCTCCGACACTGACCCGACGGTCGACGTCGTCCGGATACCGCCTGTTTAG